Proteins encoded together in one Thermomonospora curvata DSM 43183 window:
- the nrdR gene encoding transcriptional regulator NrdR, which translates to MHCPFCRNPDSRVIDSRSVEDGTAIRRRRSCPQCGKRFTTQETVLQMVAKRSGVTEPFSREKIIAGVRRACQGRPVSEDALARLGHQVEEAIRATGLAEIPSHEIGLAILGPLRELDEVAYLRFASVYRGFESLEDFEREIQSLRAAAKERREQHDD; encoded by the coding sequence GTGCACTGCCCGTTCTGCCGCAACCCCGACAGCCGGGTGATCGACAGCAGGTCCGTCGAGGACGGCACGGCCATCCGGCGCCGCCGGTCCTGCCCCCAGTGCGGGAAGCGCTTCACCACCCAGGAGACCGTGCTCCAGATGGTGGCCAAGCGCAGCGGGGTCACCGAACCCTTCTCCCGGGAAAAGATCATCGCGGGGGTGCGCAGGGCCTGCCAGGGCCGGCCCGTGAGCGAGGACGCCCTGGCCAGGCTGGGCCACCAGGTGGAGGAGGCGATCCGGGCCACCGGGCTCGCCGAGATCCCCTCCCATGAGATCGGCCTGGCCATCTTGGGACCGCTGCGGGAACTCGACGAGGTCGCCTACCTGCGCTTCGCCTCCGTCTACCGGGGGTTTGAGTCGCTGGAGGACTTCGAGCGGGAAATCCAGTCGTTGCGCGCCGCCGCCAAGGAGCGGCGCGAGCAGCACGACGACTGA